The DNA window GCTAATGTGAATAGGATTTGTGTTTCCATTTCTACACCAAGAATCCCTTGTTTTTTCCATTTTTCCCATCGATTTTCTCTAGTATCATAAAACGTATTCGTACTAAATACAGAACCTTGATACGTTTTGATATTCATAGATTTTGCAGCATTGTAAGCTTTAAGCAATAAATCAAAATCAGCTGTAGCTGCATATTGCATGCCTTCGAAATACAAGCTATTAGCATCACAGTCTCCAGAAGCACTCATGGCTAAAAGTACTTGCCCTAAATTGATATCTTCTTGAATTGAACCACAAGTACCGACTCTAATCAAATTTTTCGCTTTATATGTTGTAATGAGTTCATTCACATAAATAGAAGTACTTCCCATTCCCATTCCTGTACCTTGTATAGACACTCTGTTTCCATTATAATAACCAGTAAACCCAAGCATTCCTCTAACTCTATTATAACACACAGCATCATCTAACATTGTTTCTGCTACATGCTTTGCTCTTAATGGATCTCCTGGCAAAAGTACCGTTTCGGCTATATCGCCAACTTTAGCCTCTAAATGTATACTACTCATATTCTAATTTTATTTTTAATTATTTTTCATTATTCGGAGCTCATAAATTAAGCACCATAAGGAATCCAAATATTTTTAATCTGACTTGCATTTTTAAGAAATTCTCCTCCTTCGCCTTGTGCTTTATCTAACCAATTTCTATACTTGCCGTAATTCACCCAAGTGCGTTTCATATTATCCGCTGATAATAATTCCATATCCTTACAACCTTCTTTACTACCAAAATACCAAATAGCGTCTACGTCATCATGCTTTGCTAATACCTGTGCTAATTCATCTTTATGTCCTGTGACAATATTTACGGCACTACCTGGTACATCTGATGTTTCCAAGATTTGATAAAAATCAGTTGCAGAAAAAGGTGATTTTTCAGAAGGCACTACCACCACATTGTTACCCATAGCAATCGCTGGAATTACAGTAGATATGAAACCTAATAGCGGAAAATCATCAGGACAAATAATTCCCATCACACCAAAAGATTCTGGCATTGCCAAAGTCACGTTTCGATGAATAGTATGATGTACATGTCCATCATATTTATCTGCTAACGCTGCATAAGTATAAATTCTTTCAATAGATAAATCCACTTCTTTTAATCCATCAGCTTTACTTTGATTGGTCATTTGAACAATTCTACTTGCAAATTCATCTCTACGAATTGCTAAGTTTTCTGCCAAATAATACAACACTTGTGCTCTTGAATGACCTGTCATATTGGTCCATTTACTACAAGAATGAGCTGCTTCAACGGCATTTCTAATATCTTTACGATTTCCTTTCGAAACTTCACCAATATAGCTACCATCAACACCGTTAACAACCTCACTATAGCCTCCATCAGGTCGAGATTGCTTGCCACCAATATACATTTTAGTCGTTCTATCTATTCCTATATTTGGTTCTGAATTTTGAACGCGTTTTAATTTTTGCTTTGATTGAGAAATAGGTTGGTCTGAAAACGACTCTTCAATTTTTGGTTTTAAATATTCCATTAAACCTTCCTTTCCTCCTTCTCTACCAAATCCAGATTCACGATAACCACCAAAACCAGCTGCAGCATCAAACACATTGGTACAATTAATCCAAGCAACACCAGCCTTTATTTGTGGAGCAATATCTAGAGCTAGATTAATATTTTCTGTCCAAATACTACAAGCCAAGCCATATCTGGTATTATTAGCCAATTTTACAGCTTCTTTATGAGATCTGAATGTCATTGCCACTAAAACTGGTCCGAAAATCTCTTCTTGTGCTATAGTTGCAGAAGGCGAAACATCAGTAAACATGGTTGGAGGAAAATAATAGCCTTCTTTTGGGCATGACCAAGATGGCTGATTTAATGTATTTCCTTCATCAATGCCTAATTTAACCATTTTTGTAATGGTATTAAGTTGCGCTTTATCGACAATGGCTCCTATATCAATACTTTTGTCTAATGGGTTACCTATTCTTAGGGTTTCCATTCTTGCTCTAATTTTTTTATAAAGTTTTTCTGCGACACTTTCTTGAACTAATAATCTTGAACCTGCGCAACACACTTGTCCTTGATTAAACCATATAGCATCAACGATACCTTCCACTACACTATCTAAATCTGCATCATCAAAAACGATAAAAGGTGATTTCCCACCAAGTTCTAATGACAATTTTTTTCCTGTTCCTGCTGTAGCTCGTCTTATCAGTTTTCCAACTTCAGTAGACCCTGTAAAAGCAATTTTATTGACATCCTTATGATTTACAATATCTGCTCCTGTCTTACCATGTCCAGTAATAATATTTACAACACCATTTGGCAACCCTATTTGTTCACAAATTTCGGCAAAAAGCAATGCTGTTAAGGAGGTTGATTCTGCAGGTTTTAAAACTACGGTATTTCCCATTGCAATAGCAGGTGCGATTTTCCAAGCCAACATCATTAATGGAAAGTTCCATGGAATAATTTGACCAATGACTCCAAGTTCTTTATAATCGCTTAATTCAGAATCTTTTAATTGTGCCCAACCTGCATGATGATAAAAATGTCTTGCTACAATTGGAATATCAATATCTCTGGTCTCTCTAATTGGTTTTCCATTATCCATTGACTCTAATACAGCAAACAGTCGAGAATGCTTCTGAATTTGTCTTGCTAAAGCATATAGATATCTAGCACGTTGATGCGATCCAATCTTCACCCATTCAGGCAAAGCCTTTTTAGCAGCAGCAACTGCTTTATTAACATCTGTTTCGTTGGCTTCAGAGATTTTTGCTAATTTTTCCTTGTTTGAAGGATTAATACTGTCAAAATACTCTTTAGATGAAGGAGCAACCCATGCTCCATTTATAAATAATTTGAATTTTCTTTTATGACTTTCTAAAAATTGAATGGCTTCATCAGTGCTTTCTGGAGCAGGACCATATGTCATTGTATTGTATATTTCTTTAATTTCCATGCGTTATATTATTTATGCCATTGGGTGTCTAAATGACGCTGAATATCGTCCAGTTACATAATGTTCTAATTGTCGTTCAATATCACCAAGTAAACTACTAGCTCCAAACCTAAATAAATCTGGATTTAACCATTCATCACCAAGTTCTTCCTTAATTAAAACCAACCAATTGATTGCTTGTTTCGCTTTACCAATTCCACCTGCTGGTTTAAAACCAACTTTATATCCTGTTAATTCATGATACTCTCTAATAGTTCTAATCATTACAAGGCTTACAGGAATTGTTGCATTCACTGGCTCTTTTCCTGTACTCGTTTTTATAAAATCTGAACCAGCCATCATGCTAACCCAACTTGCCTTGGCAACTTTCGTATATGTTGGGATTTCTCCAGTAGCTAATATGGTTTTCATATGGGCATCACCACAAGCTTTTCTACATGCAGATACTTCATCATATAATGTTTTCCAATCTGATCGTAATACCAAATCTCTACTAACTACGATGTCTATTTCAGTTGCACCAGCAGCTACAGATAATTCTATTTGCTTTAACCGTTCCTTAAGAGGAATATTACCAGCTGGAAATCCTGTTGATACAGCAGCAATTGGTATTGCACTACCTTTTAAACCTTTTTTAGCATCCTTAATAAAGTTATGATAAACACAAACTGCTCCTGTTTGGATATTTGCATCTTTCATTCCCATAGACTCTAATATGTCTAATCTTATTGGCGATTTTGCTTTTGCACAAAGTCTCAATACATTACTTTCGGTATCATCACCAGAAAGTGTCGTTAAATCGATACAACTCACAGCTTTTAACAACCAAGCCGCTTGCCATTCCTTCTTAACAGACCTTCTTCCACTTAATGTAGCAGCACGTCTTTCAACAGCACTTCTATTTACATTTATATCTTCAAATAGACTTGAATCAAATGGAATACCATCGTTTCGTTGATGCAGAGATTTCTGCGTCTTATTTGATGTCTTATTCTTCACCTTCATTTTTGTATTACTCATACAATTATTCGTTTAGTTTTATTCTATTTATAAAAATAACAATTCTTAAAGAATTTACCTTACTGTTTTAAGGATTAATGGGTTTGCTAAAGGTTTTTTATCAGCAAATTTATAGGCTAAAGTCATTAGTTCATTTGCTTTTTCAAAAGAGCCTTCATCATTGGAAAATAATTCAGCAAGTGAATCCCCTTTATTTACAAAATCTCCTATTTTCTTTTTTAGCACAATTCCAGCTCCAAAATCAATATTACTGGTTTTTGTTTCTCTACCTGCTCCAAGTTTTACTGAAGCTAAGCCTACGTCGAGTGCATTTAATTCACTTATATAACCTTGATGTTCGCTTTTGTAAGTTCTTGAATATTTAGTACTTGGCAATTGATCTGTATTTTCTACAGAATTAACATCGCCTCCTTGAGCTTTTACAAATTCTTTAAATTTATCAAATGCTTTTCCAGAGCTAATCAAGGTCTTTAATTTTTCTACAGCTTCCTCGTGATTTTTAGAAACGTTTCCTAAGACTAACATATGTCCACCTAATTCTAAACAGAGATCTGTTAAATCTTTTGGTCCTTTCCCTTTTAATGTATCAATAGCTTCTTTTACTTCTAGAGCATTTCCAATAGTATACCCAAGAGGTTCGCTCATTGAAGTAATTACAGCAATGACATTTCTATTCATCTTTTCGCCAATGTTAATCATCACTTTAGCCAATTCTTCAGCATCTTCAAGTGTTTTCATAAATGCACCATAACCAACTTTAAGATCAAGAACAATAGCATCTGCTCCACAAGCTAATTTTTTGCTCATAATACTAGACGCGATTAAAGACATATTATTTACGGTTCCAGTAACATCTCTCAGCGCATATAGTTTTTTATCTGCTGGAACTAAATTTGCATTTTGTCCACAAACAGCAATATTATGTTTTTTTACATTTTCTATAAATTCTTCTCTAGACATATCGACAGATAACCCTTTTATAGATTCCATCTTATCTAAAGTACCACCAGTATGTCCAAGTCCGCGTCCAGACATCTTAGCAACAGGAACACCTGCAGCTGCCACTAATGGTGCCAGTACCAAAGTGGTTTTATCACCAACTCCTCCAGTACTATGTTTATCCACTTTAATACCTTCAATTTGGGATAAATCAATTAATTCACCTGATCGCATCATCAAATCAGTCAAAATAGCAGTTTCAGTACTATTCATTCCTTTAAAATAAACAGCCATTAAAAAAGCAGAAATTTGATAATCAGGAATTTCTCCAGAAATAAACCCATCAATAATTGATGTTAATTCCTTTTTATTTAGCTCAAGACCTTTACGTTTTTTAACTATTAATTCAACCATAGTTGTGATATAATACGCTACATAAGTAGCATTTATACAAAGTTCAAAAAAAAAAGTCTAAAATAAAATGAAGTAGATTATCAAAAAATGTTAATCTAGATTAACATGATGATTATAGGTTGGTGTTTTTGATCTTACTTAAGAACTCTTTAGTAATACCAAGGTATGAAGCAACCATGTATTGTGGAATGCGTTTTTCAATTTCAGGATAGAGTTTTGTAAATTGTATATATTGATCTTTAGCAGAAAGACTAAACGTGGAAACAATTCTTTTCTGAGAAGCTACAAACGCTTGCTCTAAAATTAATCTAAAAAAGCGTTCTAATTTGGGTACTGCTTTGAATAAGTCTTCCTGATCTTCAAATGATAATTGTATCAATTCAGTATCTTCAATACATTGTACATTATAATCTGAAGGTTTTTGAGACACAAAACTTCCAATTTCAGAAGCCCACCAATTTTCAATTGAAAACATTACAATATGCTCTTCTCCATTATCGTCAACATAAAACGTTCTAGAACAACCAGAAATTATAAAACCACTATTTCGACAAACATCACCTTGTTGCACTACATATTGTCCTTTTAAATACTTTCGGATTGACACTTTAGAAAGTATGATTTCCTTATCTTCTTCAGACAGCGCAACGTAATTATTTATGAAGTTTATAAAATATTGTGATTTTTCTTCCATGGCATAAATGTATTAAAAAGGATATAAATTATTCTTCGTAAACACATCAAATTCAGAACTAAGTAATCTTTTATTTTAACAAACATTTTTGGCTGTTCATCAATTAACTATGTTATATTTGAGAGTTATCAATCATAATTGCATTTTAAATGAAAACGGTTTATCTAGTTCTACTTACCATTTTAATTACTATTCCTTCCTTTTCTCAAAAAAACACAAATGATTCAGAAATAAAATCAGAATCATGTACACCTAATTATTTCACACAAAAAGATCGTATTCATATTAAATTTGAAAAAATTTATCCTAAATCTCAA is part of the Psychroserpens ponticola genome and encodes:
- the deoD gene encoding purine-nucleoside phosphorylase is translated as MSSIHLEAKVGDIAETVLLPGDPLRAKHVAETMLDDAVCYNRVRGMLGFTGYYNGNRVSIQGTGMGMGSTSIYVNELITTYKAKNLIRVGTCGSIQEDINLGQVLLAMSASGDCDANSLYFEGMQYAATADFDLLLKAYNAAKSMNIKTYQGSVFSTNTFYDTRENRWEKWKKQGILGVEMETQILFTLAKRFGVKALSVLTVSDNIITGEGTSSLEREQSFNDMMKIALELA
- a CDS encoding aldehyde dehydrogenase family protein, translated to MEIKEIYNTMTYGPAPESTDEAIQFLESHKRKFKLFINGAWVAPSSKEYFDSINPSNKEKLAKISEANETDVNKAVAAAKKALPEWVKIGSHQRARYLYALARQIQKHSRLFAVLESMDNGKPIRETRDIDIPIVARHFYHHAGWAQLKDSELSDYKELGVIGQIIPWNFPLMMLAWKIAPAIAMGNTVVLKPAESTSLTALLFAEICEQIGLPNGVVNIITGHGKTGADIVNHKDVNKIAFTGSTEVGKLIRRATAGTGKKLSLELGGKSPFIVFDDADLDSVVEGIVDAIWFNQGQVCCAGSRLLVQESVAEKLYKKIRARMETLRIGNPLDKSIDIGAIVDKAQLNTITKMVKLGIDEGNTLNQPSWSCPKEGYYFPPTMFTDVSPSATIAQEEIFGPVLVAMTFRSHKEAVKLANNTRYGLACSIWTENINLALDIAPQIKAGVAWINCTNVFDAAAGFGGYRESGFGREGGKEGLMEYLKPKIEESFSDQPISQSKQKLKRVQNSEPNIGIDRTTKMYIGGKQSRPDGGYSEVVNGVDGSYIGEVSKGNRKDIRNAVEAAHSCSKWTNMTGHSRAQVLYYLAENLAIRRDEFASRIVQMTNQSKADGLKEVDLSIERIYTYAALADKYDGHVHHTIHRNVTLAMPESFGVMGIICPDDFPLLGFISTVIPAIAMGNNVVVVPSEKSPFSATDFYQILETSDVPGSAVNIVTGHKDELAQVLAKHDDVDAIWYFGSKEGCKDMELLSADNMKRTWVNYGKYRNWLDKAQGEGGEFLKNASQIKNIWIPYGA
- the deoC gene encoding deoxyribose-phosphate aldolase, translating into MSNTKMKVKNKTSNKTQKSLHQRNDGIPFDSSLFEDINVNRSAVERRAATLSGRRSVKKEWQAAWLLKAVSCIDLTTLSGDDTESNVLRLCAKAKSPIRLDILESMGMKDANIQTGAVCVYHNFIKDAKKGLKGSAIPIAAVSTGFPAGNIPLKERLKQIELSVAAGATEIDIVVSRDLVLRSDWKTLYDEVSACRKACGDAHMKTILATGEIPTYTKVAKASWVSMMAGSDFIKTSTGKEPVNATIPVSLVMIRTIREYHELTGYKVGFKPAGGIGKAKQAINWLVLIKEELGDEWLNPDLFRFGASSLLGDIERQLEHYVTGRYSASFRHPMA
- a CDS encoding pyrimidine-nucleoside phosphorylase, with amino-acid sequence MVELIVKKRKGLELNKKELTSIIDGFISGEIPDYQISAFLMAVYFKGMNSTETAILTDLMMRSGELIDLSQIEGIKVDKHSTGGVGDKTTLVLAPLVAAAGVPVAKMSGRGLGHTGGTLDKMESIKGLSVDMSREEFIENVKKHNIAVCGQNANLVPADKKLYALRDVTGTVNNMSLIASSIMSKKLACGADAIVLDLKVGYGAFMKTLEDAEELAKVMINIGEKMNRNVIAVITSMSEPLGYTIGNALEVKEAIDTLKGKGPKDLTDLCLELGGHMLVLGNVSKNHEEAVEKLKTLISSGKAFDKFKEFVKAQGGDVNSVENTDQLPSTKYSRTYKSEHQGYISELNALDVGLASVKLGAGRETKTSNIDFGAGIVLKKKIGDFVNKGDSLAELFSNDEGSFEKANELMTLAYKFADKKPLANPLILKTVR
- a CDS encoding Crp/Fnr family transcriptional regulator, translated to MEEKSQYFINFINNYVALSEEDKEIILSKVSIRKYLKGQYVVQQGDVCRNSGFIISGCSRTFYVDDNGEEHIVMFSIENWWASEIGSFVSQKPSDYNVQCIEDTELIQLSFEDQEDLFKAVPKLERFFRLILEQAFVASQKRIVSTFSLSAKDQYIQFTKLYPEIEKRIPQYMVASYLGITKEFLSKIKNTNL